ACTTGAAACTATAAGGTACACTAATTTAAGAGTTGCTTAAGTACAAGAAACTGCATCAAACAATGTATACGACAAGGCGTGAATACACATGCTAAAGTTAAACACTGAAAAACTAATCAAAATATCTGTTATGGGCGAAATAGCAAGCCCAACTATCCGAAACGTTTACTCCATTTCACCAACAGGAGCACCCACAGTCATGACAAGCGTCGGCGGAATAACCTACAACCTGCGAGTCGGCGACCCTGCCTGTGGCTGGATGGCAGACCATGCAGAACCATGCGTAAGCTTAGAAAACAAGGAAAACGACGCCCGATTTGGCTCAGCAGCAAACACTGCCTTCAACGTGTTATCATGTGTTGGTAACGAAGCAATTGTGGCAAGTGGTGATGCTAAAGGTGAGCGAGGTGTTGTAACTGGTAAACATGGTGGTGTCGAGCATGTGATGGTTGATTTTTCTGAGCAAATTGTTGAGAAATTGTTGCCTGGTGACCGTGTTTTAATTAAAGCCTTTGGCACAGGCTTAAAACTGCTGGATTTTCCAGAAATAAAAGTTATGAATATGGATCCCAAGTTTTTGGAAGCTTTAAATCCCCTTGCGGATGGTGAGACGCTTGAGGTTTCAGTGGCACATGTTATTCCAGCAGCGATTATGGGTTCAGGGCTGGGTGCTACTCAGGTAAATTCAGGTGATTATGACATTCAATTATCCGATGAGGTGATGGTTGAGAAGTATAGTTTGGCTTCTCTGCGGATAGGTGACATAGTTGCTATCGTGGATGCTGACCACAGTTTTGGCAGGATTTATCGTCAAGGCGCCATGAGCATCGGAATTGTAGTTCATTCAAACTGTGTCGCTGCAGGTCATGGTCCAGGTGTAACTACACTTATGACTTCCTCTTCTGGAAAGATATCTCCCAAGTTAAATCAGGCAGCTAACATCGCTTCATTGTTAAAGTTAAGAGCACATATATAAGAGTGGATATCCACTTATGGAGCGATTAGAAGAGAGGTCAAAATAATTGCCATTTAAGCGTAAAAGCAGAGGAAGATCAAAAGGCAGTAAAGGAAGCAGCAGTCTAGTTCAATGTGCAAACTGTGGTTCAATGGTCCCACGTGACAAAGCAAAAAGATCCACTCGTCGCGTTTCGTTTGTTGAGCCGCAATTGGCAAAGGAACTTCGGGCTAAAGGCACGTTTCTGTCTTCTTGGGTGGACACAAAATACTACTGTATTTCCTGCGCGGTTCACCGTGGCATCGTTAAGGTGCGAGCCGAAAACGAGCGTCATTCACGAGGCTATAAACGAAGATCCTAAATGCTACTTTTCTTTTTTAATTCTTTGTAAACATGTATTGCTCTTTGTAAAACTGTAAAGTTTGAAAGCACTGCCAACAAGGCTATGCCGTAACCAAGAGCTGGCAACCAAAAGAACGCAATTATGCTCACTACAGCTAAAATTAACATGCGTTCTGCGCGTTCGGCTAAACCAACAGACTCCATTTTTATCCCAATTGCTTCTGCCCGCGCGCGACAGTAACTCACCATCAAAGAACCTATCAATGCAGCAAGGCACCAGATGGTTCCCCAGTACGCTCCCCAAGCAGCATTTGTTAATCCAGCGATAATTATTGCGGCATAGAGTACTGCGTCTGAGTAGCGGTCAAGTAGTGAATCGAAAAATCCGCCAAATGGTGTTGCTTGTCCAAAAGTGCGGGCTACAATGCCGTCTAAGGTGTCGCAGAATCCTGATGCTAACATGAAAACGGTTGCTAAAATCAAAAGGTACAGTGAATAAGTTAATGCCAGTGCGTATGATGCTGCAGAGAGCAAGATAAGGGCAAAACCGATTATGCTGATTGTGTTGGGGGTTAAGCCTATTTTGTGTGCTGCCTGCGCCTGTGAGGTTAGCATTTGCTGGACGGACTTTTTGAGTTTAGTGAGCAAGGGTTTTCAACTTGAATGTTAGCTCAATAGGTGGTTGGCTGTAAAAAAGGCTTTCTAAGCAGCATTTACTGTTGCTTTGGGGTTGTAATTTTTTACTTGCTATTAGAATGTTAAAAAATGTCCTTTGTACACGTAAATGATTTAAATTCCCCTTGTACCT
This region of Candidatus Bathyarchaeota archaeon genomic DNA includes:
- a CDS encoding DUF4438 domain-containing protein; protein product: MLKLNTEKLIKISVMGEIASPTIRNVYSISPTGAPTVMTSVGGITYNLRVGDPACGWMADHAEPCVSLENKENDARFGSAANTAFNVLSCVGNEAIVASGDAKGERGVVTGKHGGVEHVMVDFSEQIVEKLLPGDRVLIKAFGTGLKLLDFPEIKVMNMDPKFLEALNPLADGETLEVSVAHVIPAAIMGSGLGATQVNSGDYDIQLSDEVMVEKYSLASLRIGDIVAIVDADHSFGRIYRQGAMSIGIVVHSNCVAAGHGPGVTTLMTSSSGKISPKLNQAANIASLLKLRAHI
- a CDS encoding 30S ribosomal protein S26e translates to MPFKRKSRGRSKGSKGSSSLVQCANCGSMVPRDKAKRSTRRVSFVEPQLAKELRAKGTFLSSWVDTKYYCISCAVHRGIVKVRAENERHSRGYKRRS
- the pgsA gene encoding archaetidylinositol phosphate synthase; its protein translation is MLTKLKKSVQQMLTSQAQAAHKIGLTPNTISIIGFALILLSAASYALALTYSLYLLILATVFMLASGFCDTLDGIVARTFGQATPFGGFFDSLLDRYSDAVLYAAIIIAGLTNAAWGAYWGTIWCLAALIGSLMVSYCRARAEAIGIKMESVGLAERAERMLILAVVSIIAFFWLPALGYGIALLAVLSNFTVLQRAIHVYKELKKKSSI